In Vibrio lentus, a single genomic region encodes these proteins:
- a CDS encoding CidA/LrgA family protein, translated as MKERLIKLVYCLISFTLIIGALTAGNALQQYLETSIPGSIFGMLILFTAMVIGIVPSHWVQPGASLIIRLMILLFVPISVGLMDHFDMLIANALPIMASAVGGTLIVLVSLSWFLDRLLSRGK; from the coding sequence TCCTTCACCTTAATCATAGGTGCTCTCACTGCAGGCAACGCGTTACAACAATATCTAGAGACCTCTATCCCAGGCAGTATCTTTGGCATGTTGATCCTATTTACTGCCATGGTGATAGGTATCGTCCCTTCACATTGGGTACAGCCCGGAGCCAGTCTGATTATTCGTTTGATGATCTTATTGTTCGTCCCAATCAGTGTTGGATTAATGGATCACTTCGACATGCTTATCGCCAATGCACTACCAATTATGGCAAGTGCAGTTGGCGGAACGCTGATCGTATTGGTGTCTCTATCATGGTTCTTAGACCGCTTGCTTTCGAGAGGTAAATAA